In Azospirillum humicireducens, the genomic stretch CCGAACTGCGTGACAGGCCAGCCGGGACGATCCGCATCACGGCAGGAGAGCATGCAGCCAATACCGTCCTGTGGCCGGTGCTTGAGCGGCTGCTTCCCGATTATCCGGATATCCACGTTGAACTGAGCCTCGACTCCGCACTGGCCGATATCGTTACGGAGCGCTTCGACGCCGGCGTCCGCCTGGGCGAAGCACTCGCCAAGGACATGATTGCCACCCGAATCGGCCCGGACCTGCGCATGGCCGTTGTCGGCGCGCCCGCCTATTTCAGGACGCGCCGGGTTCCACGCACGCCGTCCGACCTGGCCGATCACCAGTGCATCAATCTGCGTCACCAGAGTTCAGGAGCCCTCTATGCCTGGGAGCTGGAAAAGGATGGCCGCGAGTTGCGGGTGCGCGTCGAGGGGCAACTGGCCTTCAACAACGTGCCTTTGATCGTCCGCGCCGCCACCGCGGGGTTCGGACTCGGCTTCGTCATGGAGGACCATGTCAGGGCGCATCTCGCCGACGGCCGTCTGGTCCGGGTTCTGGAGGACTGGTGCCCGCCGTTCCCCGGCTATCACCTGTACTACCCGAGCCGGCGCCAACCGTCGGCCGCCTTCGCCGTGCTGTTGGAAGCGTTGCGCTACCGCGGGTGAGGCATCCCGCGGCGCCGGGTATCACGGCGCCTTGTGAATCCCCAGGCTGCCACGGCTTTCCAGACCAGGCGTCATCGCCAGTTTGACCACGAGATCCGCCACGCTGCTGCGCGACACGGTCGCCGCGGCGT encodes the following:
- a CDS encoding LysR family transcriptional regulator; the encoded protein is MQREELVDLNAFLTVAEEQSFTRAAARLGTSQSTLSHTIRRLETRIGVRLLTRTTRSVAPTEAGERLLATLRPALNSIGAQLASLTELRDRPAGTIRITAGEHAANTVLWPVLERLLPDYPDIHVELSLDSALADIVTERFDAGVRLGEALAKDMIATRIGPDLRMAVVGAPAYFRTRRVPRTPSDLADHQCINLRHQSSGALYAWELEKDGRELRVRVEGQLAFNNVPLIVRAATAGFGLGFVMEDHVRAHLADGRLVRVLEDWCPPFPGYHLYYPSRRQPSAAFAVLLEALRYRG